From Acropora muricata isolate sample 2 chromosome 14, ASM3666990v1, whole genome shotgun sequence, one genomic window encodes:
- the LOC136897763 gene encoding heat shock protein Hsp-16.48/Hsp-16.49-like yields MPEGIDPTSVTSTPSEDGRDLLLTGIKRVQENKKDVDLSGYKPDEIKVQLRGQELTVTGKQRSEENGLQWSRDFHRRILLPDDVDLSSVSSRLSKEGLLTTS; encoded by the coding sequence ATGCCAGAAGGGATCGATCCAACATCAGTGACGTCAACACCGAGTGAAGATGGAAGAGATTTGCTACTCACGGGAATCAAAcgagtgcaagaaaacaagaaagacgTGGACCTTAGTGGATATAAACCTGATGAAATCAAAGTCCAACTTCGTGGTCAAGAGCTGACAGTCACTGGAAAACAACGCTCAGAGGAGAACGGCTTGCAATGGTCACGTGATTTCCATCGGCGCATTCTTCTGCCTGATGACGTAGATCTCAGCTCAGTGAGCTCACGGCTGTCCAAAGAAGGCTTGCTAACCACTTCGTGA